A DNA window from Thiothrix subterranea contains the following coding sequences:
- a CDS encoding nucleotide sugar dehydrogenase, whose protein sequence is MKTIEESTLAIIGLGYVGLPLAVEFGRILPTIGFDINKARIEELKSGNDHTLETTPEELQAAKHLSYTAQLDDLRDANVFIVTVPTPIDAHKRPDLTPLTKASESIGKIIKRGDVVIYESTVYPGATEEDCIPVIERVSGLQFNVDFFAGYSPERINPGDKVNTLTTIKKVTSGSTPEAADYVDALYRRVIKAGTHKASSIKVAEASKVIENTQRDLNISLMNELSVIFSRMGIDTVSVLEAAGTKWNFLPFRPGLVGGHCIGVDPYYLTDKAEKLGYIPQVILAGRRINDNMGRYVARTTVKKMIQNGVNPNGARVGVMGVTFKENCPDIRNSKVIDIIRELEDFGVVTVVTDPWANAEEVAAEYPGVKLTQLTPQAPVDALVVAVSHNEFASLKPQELHALLRGSKPVLADIKSLYDPAALQALHITVWRL, encoded by the coding sequence ATGAAAACTATTGAAGAATCCACTCTCGCTATTATCGGCTTGGGCTACGTCGGGCTACCGTTGGCAGTCGAATTTGGCAGAATCCTCCCCACTATCGGCTTTGATATTAACAAAGCCCGGATTGAGGAACTCAAAAGCGGCAATGACCATACGCTGGAAACCACGCCAGAAGAGTTACAAGCGGCGAAGCATTTAAGTTACACCGCGCAGTTGGACGATTTGCGTGATGCTAATGTCTTCATCGTGACTGTGCCAACACCCATTGATGCGCACAAACGCCCTGACCTGACCCCGTTGACCAAAGCCAGTGAAAGCATTGGTAAAATCATCAAGCGTGGTGATGTAGTGATTTACGAATCAACGGTTTACCCCGGCGCTACTGAAGAAGATTGCATTCCAGTCATTGAACGGGTTTCTGGGCTACAATTTAACGTGGATTTCTTTGCAGGTTACTCACCCGAACGGATTAACCCCGGCGACAAAGTAAACACACTAACCACGATCAAGAAAGTAACCTCCGGCTCTACACCTGAAGCGGCAGATTACGTGGATGCACTTTACCGCCGCGTTATCAAAGCTGGCACACACAAAGCATCCAGCATCAAAGTCGCAGAAGCCTCTAAAGTCATTGAAAACACCCAGCGCGACCTAAATATCTCACTAATGAATGAATTGAGTGTCATTTTTTCACGGATGGGCATTGATACGGTTAGCGTCTTAGAAGCTGCCGGAACGAAATGGAATTTCCTACCCTTCCGCCCCGGCTTAGTGGGTGGTCACTGCATTGGTGTTGACCCCTATTACCTCACCGACAAAGCCGAAAAATTGGGCTATATCCCACAAGTTATCCTTGCCGGGCGACGTATCAACGACAATATGGGGCGTTACGTAGCGCGTACTACTGTCAAGAAAATGATCCAAAACGGTGTGAATCCGAATGGTGCGCGAGTTGGCGTAATGGGTGTCACCTTCAAGGAAAACTGCCCTGACATCCGCAATTCCAAGGTAATCGACATTATTCGTGAGCTGGAAGATTTCGGTGTGGTGACGGTAGTGACTGACCCTTGGGCGAATGCTGAAGAGGTAGCGGCAGAATACCCCGGCGTTAAGCTGACTCAGTTAACACCACAAGCTCCGGTAGATGCGTTGGTGGTTGCGGTCTCACACAATGAATTTGCCAGCTTAAAACCACAAGAACTACACGCCCTACTCCGTGGCAGTAAACCGGTATTGGCAGACATCAAATCCTTGTACGATCCTGCGGCGTTGCAGGCTCTCCACATTACTGTATGGCGGCTGTAA